In Actinoplanes sp. NBC_00393, a single genomic region encodes these proteins:
- a CDS encoding extracellular solute-binding protein has translation MPRRRIRTAAVTSLTLFAAALTGCGGGDGGSTTLSYFIADGPQQDVAERCAAESGGAYDFNIQRLPNTAAGGREQLLRRLAAEDRSLDIVSVDPPYMAEFANAGFLRQFTDAERQEFSEGILKGPLEQSLFRDAMWSAPLYGNTQLLWYRKSVLQKAGVDPAAGPVTWDQLIQGATKAGVTLAGQGRRNESLMVWVNALVASAGGSILAEGSQNVPADQVQGELDSEAGAAAVKIMHDLAVSPAAPAGFTTAGEEDSRAAFQAGNGGFMVNWPYVWAAFDTAIEEGSLPPDFKDDVGWAAYPRVEAGTPSAAPSGGLGLSISAFSDKQDLAVEAIRCLRTAQSQKEFMISAGNPAALGEVFNDPEIREMFPMADQIRDGMNEATPRPVSPYYGDVTGSIQAGFHPPDDLNPQTTPREANQLLEDVLSNRRLI, from the coding sequence GTGCCCAGACGACGGATCCGCACCGCGGCTGTCACCTCACTTACCCTCTTTGCCGCGGCGCTCACCGGATGTGGTGGCGGCGACGGCGGTTCCACGACTCTGAGCTACTTCATCGCCGACGGTCCGCAGCAGGACGTCGCCGAGCGGTGCGCGGCCGAGTCCGGTGGGGCCTACGACTTCAACATCCAGCGGCTCCCGAACACCGCGGCCGGTGGCCGGGAGCAGTTGCTGCGCCGGCTCGCTGCCGAGGACCGCTCGCTGGACATCGTCAGCGTCGACCCGCCCTACATGGCGGAGTTCGCCAATGCTGGATTCCTGCGGCAGTTCACCGACGCCGAGCGGCAGGAATTCTCCGAGGGGATCCTGAAGGGACCGCTCGAGCAGTCGCTGTTCCGCGACGCCATGTGGTCTGCGCCGCTGTACGGCAACACCCAACTGCTCTGGTACCGGAAGTCGGTCCTGCAGAAGGCCGGCGTCGACCCGGCCGCCGGGCCGGTCACCTGGGACCAGCTGATCCAGGGCGCGACCAAGGCCGGGGTCACCCTGGCCGGCCAGGGCCGCCGCAACGAGAGCCTGATGGTCTGGGTGAACGCGCTGGTCGCCTCGGCCGGCGGGTCGATCCTGGCCGAGGGCTCACAGAACGTACCCGCTGATCAGGTCCAGGGAGAGCTGGACAGCGAGGCCGGTGCCGCCGCGGTGAAGATCATGCACGATCTGGCCGTCTCGCCGGCCGCGCCGGCCGGCTTCACCACCGCCGGCGAGGAGGACTCGCGGGCCGCGTTCCAGGCCGGCAACGGCGGTTTCATGGTCAATTGGCCGTACGTGTGGGCGGCCTTCGACACCGCGATCGAAGAGGGCTCGCTGCCACCGGACTTCAAGGACGATGTCGGCTGGGCGGCGTACCCGCGAGTCGAAGCGGGGACGCCGAGCGCCGCGCCGTCCGGCGGACTGGGCCTGTCGATCAGCGCGTTCAGCGACAAGCAGGACCTTGCCGTCGAGGCCATCCGCTGCCTCAGGACTGCGCAGAGCCAGAAGGAATTCATGATCAGCGCGGGCAACCCGGCGGCGCTCGGCGAGGTCTTCAACGATCCGGAGATCCGCGAGATGTTCCCGATGGCCGACCAGATCCGCGACGGGATGAACGAGGCGACCCCGCGGCCGGTCAGCCCGTACTACGGCGACGTCACCGGTTCCATCCAGGCCGGCTTCCACCCGCCGGACGACCTGAACCCGCAGACCACTCCCCGAGAGGCGAACCAGCTGCTCGAGGACGTCCTGTCCAACCGGCGACTGATCTAG
- a CDS encoding carbohydrate ABC transporter permease has translation MSITTSAAAASQDAPSAKPARRKVRLTDRSRHERNLGWLLAGPAFIVMVAVTGYPILNAIWLSLFDYRLTDPSGREFIGLSNYGMILTDGLFWQQFGITTFITVVTVAVELVLGFALAMVMHRALYLRTPLRTAILVPYGIITVVSAYAWAYAFSNTYGFVNPMLGLGEFDWFGGTWSALFAVCVAEIWKTTPFMSLLLLAGLAQIPDDYLEAAKVDGAKAWQRVKRVILPNMKAAIMVALLFRTLDAFRIFDSIFIMTAGAQNTETLSFLAYRQTISRVMIGLGSAVSVILAILVVLIAFLFLKVFKTDLSQTRGDRK, from the coding sequence GTGAGCATCACGACGTCCGCGGCCGCGGCCTCGCAAGACGCCCCGTCCGCCAAACCCGCCCGCCGTAAGGTCCGGCTCACCGACCGGTCCCGTCACGAACGCAACCTGGGCTGGCTGCTGGCCGGGCCCGCGTTCATCGTCATGGTGGCGGTGACCGGCTATCCGATCCTGAACGCGATCTGGCTGTCCCTGTTCGACTACCGGCTGACCGACCCGAGCGGCCGTGAGTTCATCGGCCTGAGCAACTACGGCATGATCTTGACCGACGGGCTGTTCTGGCAGCAGTTCGGCATCACCACGTTCATCACCGTCGTCACGGTCGCGGTGGAACTGGTGCTCGGGTTCGCGCTGGCCATGGTGATGCACCGGGCGCTGTACCTGCGTACCCCGCTGCGGACCGCCATCCTGGTGCCGTACGGGATCATCACCGTGGTCTCCGCGTACGCCTGGGCCTACGCCTTCAGCAATACGTACGGCTTCGTCAACCCGATGCTCGGGCTCGGTGAGTTCGACTGGTTCGGCGGCACGTGGTCGGCCCTGTTCGCGGTCTGCGTCGCGGAGATCTGGAAGACCACGCCGTTCATGTCGCTGCTGCTGCTCGCCGGTCTGGCGCAGATCCCCGACGACTACCTGGAAGCGGCGAAGGTCGACGGCGCCAAGGCGTGGCAGCGCGTCAAGCGGGTCATCCTGCCGAACATGAAGGCCGCCATCATGGTGGCGCTGCTGTTCCGCACGCTGGACGCGTTCCGGATCTTCGACAGCATCTTCATCATGACCGCCGGTGCGCAGAACACCGAGACGCTGTCCTTCCTGGCCTATCGGCAGACGATCAGCCGGGTCATGATCGGCCTCGGCTCGGCGGTCAGTGTCATCCTCGCGATCCTCGTCGTCCTCATCGCGTTCCTGTTCCTCAAGGTGTTCAAGACCGACCTGTCGCAGACGAGGGGGGATCGCAAGTGA
- a CDS encoding carbohydrate ABC transporter permease, protein MKASRQVQIAWVVGALLVIAYAIIPVFWIVSLSFKEGDDITNNSFLPTVWSWENYRTVFASDLFTTALRNSVGMALIATTISVILATLAAYAISRLEFPGKRAVLGVALAITVFPVIAIATPLFNLWRTIGLYDTWLGLIIPYLSYSLPLAVYVLAAFFREIPWEMEQAAQVDGATAWQAFRRVIVPLAAPGVFTAAILTFFAVWNDFIFGITLTSSEAARPVPAALAFFQGASQFSQPTAPIAAAAVVVTIPVVILVLLFQRKIVAGLTSGAVKG, encoded by the coding sequence GTGAAGGCCAGCCGTCAGGTCCAGATCGCTTGGGTGGTCGGGGCGCTGCTCGTCATCGCGTACGCGATCATCCCGGTCTTCTGGATCGTCTCGCTCTCCTTCAAGGAGGGTGACGACATCACCAACAACTCGTTCCTGCCGACCGTGTGGAGCTGGGAGAACTACCGTACGGTGTTCGCCTCCGACCTGTTCACCACGGCGCTGCGCAACTCGGTCGGGATGGCGCTGATCGCCACCACGATCTCGGTGATCCTGGCGACGCTCGCCGCGTACGCCATCTCCCGCCTGGAGTTCCCGGGCAAGCGCGCGGTCCTCGGGGTGGCCCTGGCGATCACCGTCTTCCCGGTGATCGCGATCGCCACGCCGCTGTTCAACCTGTGGCGCACCATCGGCCTCTACGACACGTGGCTCGGCCTGATCATCCCGTACCTCTCCTATTCGCTGCCGCTCGCGGTCTACGTGCTAGCCGCGTTCTTCCGGGAGATCCCCTGGGAGATGGAGCAGGCCGCGCAGGTCGACGGCGCCACCGCCTGGCAGGCGTTCCGCCGGGTGATCGTCCCGCTGGCCGCGCCCGGTGTCTTCACCGCGGCGATCCTGACCTTCTTCGCGGTGTGGAACGACTTCATCTTCGGCATCACCCTGACCTCCAGCGAGGCGGCCCGGCCGGTGCCCGCGGCGCTGGCGTTCTTCCAGGGCGCCTCGCAGTTCTCTCAGCCGACCGCGCCGATCGCGGCCGCCGCAGTGGTGGTCACCATCCCGGTCGTCATCCTCGTCCTGCTCTTCCAACGCAAGATCGTGGCCGGCCTGACGTCCGGCGCCGTCAAGGGCTGA